One part of the Actinomycetes bacterium genome encodes these proteins:
- the ald gene encoding alanine dehydrogenase, with protein MKVGIPREVKNHEYRVAITPAGVHELVRNGHDVFIEKEAGVGSSIPDADFVSAGATILTTADDVWGTGDLVLKVKEPIEEEYGRMREGQTLFTYLHLAASKACTDALVDRKVTGIAYETVEMPDRSLPLLAPMSEVAGRLAPQVGAHTLMRAEGGRGILMGGVSGVYAAKVVVIGAGVSGMNAAAIALGMQAEVLLLDRNIQRLREMDRIYQGHMQTVASNTYEIERACLDADLVIGAVLVPGAKAPTLVSNELVSRMRPGSVLVDISIDQGGCFEDSRPTTHADPTYRVHDSVFYCVANMPGAVPHTSTYALTNVTLPYAVELANRGWRDALRRDKALALGLNTYDGRITYGPVAEAHGTEVLPLDEVLAS; from the coding sequence GTGAAGGTCGGCATCCCTCGCGAGGTCAAGAACCACGAGTACCGCGTCGCCATCACCCCTGCGGGGGTGCACGAGCTGGTCCGCAACGGGCACGACGTCTTCATCGAGAAGGAGGCGGGGGTCGGCTCGTCGATCCCTGACGCGGACTTCGTCTCGGCCGGCGCCACGATCCTCACCACGGCCGACGACGTGTGGGGCACCGGTGACCTGGTGCTCAAGGTCAAGGAGCCCATAGAGGAGGAGTACGGCCGGATGCGGGAGGGTCAGACCCTCTTCACCTACCTCCACCTCGCGGCCTCGAAGGCGTGCACCGACGCCCTGGTCGACCGCAAGGTCACCGGCATCGCCTACGAGACCGTCGAGATGCCGGACCGCTCTCTGCCGCTGCTCGCGCCGATGTCCGAGGTGGCCGGCCGGCTCGCCCCCCAGGTCGGCGCGCACACCCTCATGCGCGCCGAGGGCGGCCGCGGGATCCTCATGGGCGGCGTCTCCGGCGTCTATGCAGCCAAGGTGGTGGTGATCGGGGCGGGCGTGTCCGGGATGAACGCCGCGGCCATCGCCCTCGGCATGCAGGCCGAGGTGCTGCTGCTCGACCGCAACATCCAGCGGCTGCGCGAGATGGACCGCATCTACCAGGGCCACATGCAGACGGTCGCCTCCAACACCTATGAGATCGAGCGTGCCTGCCTCGACGCCGACCTGGTCATCGGCGCGGTCCTGGTGCCCGGCGCCAAGGCGCCGACCCTGGTCAGCAACGAGCTGGTGTCGCGGATGCGTCCCGGGTCGGTACTCGTCGACATCTCGATCGACCAAGGCGGCTGCTTCGAGGACTCGCGGCCGACGACCCACGCCGACCCGACCTACAGGGTCCACGACTCGGTCTTCTACTGCGTGGCCAACATGCCCGGCGCGGTGCCGCACACGTCGACGTACGCCCTGACCAACGTCACGCTGCCGTACGCCGTCGAGCTGGCCAACCGGGGCTGGCGCGACGCGCTCCGCCGCGACAAGGCTCTGGCGCTCGGCCTGAACACGTACGACGGCCGGATCACCTACGGGCCGGTCGCCGAGGCGCACGGCACCGAGGTGCTGCCGCTCGACGAGGTGCTCGCCAGTTGA
- a CDS encoding NUDIX hydrolase has protein sequence MTGVHDEPADLPVLESEQVHDGLVWDVRRDRVDLGHGVVTREVLVHTGAVGVVALDDDERVLLLRQYRHPVGHYLWEPPAGLLDVPGEDALVTAMRELAEEADLLAGDWHVLVDFFNSPGGSTESFRCYLARGLSAVPEDERHERADEERDMAAVWVPLDEARDLVLAGRLHNPTAVNGILAACAARDTGWATLRPADAPWPERSPGRA, from the coding sequence GTGACAGGCGTCCACGACGAGCCGGCCGACCTCCCGGTGCTCGAGAGCGAGCAGGTGCACGACGGCCTGGTGTGGGACGTCCGGCGCGACCGGGTCGACCTCGGGCACGGGGTGGTGACCCGCGAGGTCCTGGTGCACACCGGCGCGGTGGGGGTGGTGGCGCTGGACGACGACGAGCGGGTGCTGCTCCTCCGGCAGTACCGTCACCCGGTCGGGCACTACCTGTGGGAGCCGCCGGCCGGGCTGCTCGACGTGCCGGGGGAGGACGCCCTGGTGACGGCCATGCGGGAGCTGGCCGAGGAGGCAGACCTGCTCGCCGGCGACTGGCACGTGCTGGTCGACTTCTTCAACTCGCCGGGCGGGAGCACCGAGTCGTTCCGCTGCTACCTGGCCAGGGGGCTGTCCGCGGTGCCGGAGGACGAGCGGCACGAGCGTGCGGACGAGGAGCGCGACATGGCGGCCGTCTGGGTGCCGCTGGACGAGGCCCGCGACCTGGTGCTCGCCGGGCGGCTGCACAACCCGACGGCGGTCAACGGGATCCTGGCGGCGTGTGCCGCGCGGGACACCGGCTGGGCCACCCTGCGGCCGGCCGACGCGCCGTGGCCGGAGCGCTCACCCGGCCGGGCCTGA
- a CDS encoding CTP synthase — protein MAAPATTRHIFVTGGVASSIGKGLTASGLGHLLRSRGLRVTMQKLDPYLNVDPGTMNPFQHGEVFVTDDGAETDLDVGHYERFLDRDLHGSANVTTGQVYSSVIAKERRGEYLGDTVQVIPHITNEIKARIRDMAGPDVDVVITEIGGTVGDIESLPFLEAVRQVRHDVGRDNVFFLHISLVPYIGPSGELKTKPTQHSVAALRSIGIQPDAIVCRSDRDIPPNVKRKISLMCDVDEEAVVAAKDAPSIYDIPKVLHAEGLDAYVVRRLNLPFRDVDWTEWDDLLRRVHRPTHQVTVALVGKYIDLPDAYLSVSEALRAGGFANDCKVLIRWVTSDDCQTPEGAARQLEGVDAVCIPGGFGVRGIEGKLGAVRHAREHRIPTLGLCLGLQCMVIEYARHVAGLEDAGSTEFDEATTHPVISTMADQHDVVAGERDMGGTMRLGLYPAHLAEGSVAAEAYGATYTEERHRHRYEVNNAYRGQLAEAGLAFSGTSPDGRLVEYVELPRDVHPYFVATQAHPEFRSRPARAHPLFAGLVAAAIAAQAPDEVGSVDLTAAGAPSA, from the coding sequence TTGGCCGCACCGGCGACCACCAGGCACATCTTCGTGACCGGGGGCGTCGCCTCCTCGATCGGCAAGGGCCTGACCGCCTCCGGGCTGGGTCACCTGCTGCGCTCCCGCGGGCTGCGGGTCACCATGCAGAAGCTCGACCCGTACCTCAACGTGGACCCCGGGACGATGAACCCGTTCCAGCACGGCGAGGTCTTCGTCACCGACGACGGCGCCGAGACCGACCTCGACGTGGGGCACTACGAGCGCTTCCTCGACCGTGACCTGCACGGGTCGGCCAACGTCACCACCGGCCAGGTCTACTCGTCGGTGATCGCCAAGGAGCGCCGAGGGGAGTACCTCGGCGACACCGTGCAGGTGATCCCGCACATCACCAACGAGATCAAGGCGCGGATCCGCGACATGGCGGGCCCCGACGTCGATGTCGTCATCACCGAGATCGGCGGCACCGTCGGCGACATCGAGTCGCTGCCGTTCCTCGAGGCGGTCCGTCAGGTGCGCCACGACGTCGGCCGCGACAACGTCTTCTTCCTGCACATCTCGCTGGTGCCCTACATCGGGCCCTCTGGCGAGCTCAAGACCAAGCCGACCCAGCACTCTGTCGCCGCCCTGCGCTCCATCGGCATCCAGCCGGACGCCATCGTCTGCCGCTCCGACCGCGACATCCCGCCCAACGTCAAGCGCAAGATCTCCCTGATGTGCGACGTCGACGAGGAGGCCGTGGTCGCGGCGAAGGACGCGCCGTCGATCTACGACATCCCCAAGGTGCTGCACGCCGAGGGTCTCGACGCGTACGTCGTCAGGCGGCTGAACCTGCCCTTCCGCGACGTCGACTGGACCGAGTGGGACGACCTGTTGCGGCGGGTGCACCGGCCGACCCACCAGGTGACGGTCGCCCTGGTCGGCAAGTACATCGACCTGCCGGACGCCTACCTGTCGGTGTCCGAGGCGCTGCGGGCCGGCGGCTTCGCCAACGACTGCAAGGTGCTGATCCGCTGGGTCACCTCGGACGACTGCCAGACCCCCGAGGGCGCCGCGCGCCAGCTCGAGGGCGTCGACGCGGTCTGCATCCCGGGCGGCTTCGGCGTCCGCGGCATCGAGGGCAAGCTGGGCGCCGTACGCCATGCCCGCGAGCACCGGATCCCGACCCTCGGGCTGTGCCTCGGCCTGCAGTGCATGGTCATCGAGTACGCCCGGCACGTCGCCGGCCTCGAGGACGCCGGGTCGACGGAGTTCGACGAGGCCACCACCCACCCGGTCATCTCCACGATGGCCGACCAGCACGACGTGGTGGCGGGGGAGCGCGACATGGGCGGCACGATGCGGCTCGGGCTCTACCCGGCGCACCTCGCGGAGGGGTCGGTGGCCGCCGAGGCCTACGGCGCCACCTACACCGAGGAACGGCACCGGCACCGCTACGAGGTGAACAACGCCTACCGGGGCCAGCTGGCCGAGGCCGGCCTGGCCTTCTCGGGCACCTCGCCGGACGGGCGCCTGGTCGAGTACGTCGAGCTGCCCCGCGACGTGCACCCCTACTTCGTCGCGACCCAGGCCCACCCGGAGTTCCGGTCCCGCCCGGCCCGCGCCCACCCGCTGTTCGCCGGCCTGGTGGCCGCGGCGATCGCGGCACAAGCCCCGGACGAGGTCGGCTCGGTCGACCTCACCGCGGCCGGCGCACCCAGCGCGTGA